In a genomic window of Vicia villosa cultivar HV-30 ecotype Madison, WI unplaced genomic scaffold, Vvil1.0 ctg.002971F_1_1, whole genome shotgun sequence:
- the LOC131640141 gene encoding uncharacterized protein LOC131640141 → MAPKLSRNAKGKNKVGETSEDPQEQQPTLKSRRLTFNIRSRKLLPAKYGNIPEDWLPYSKVDVFVSMCRPTQRETARQQLVTKFNMFGSSLSVSDRMLHLIIAYVLFPKNSNHSRINEFELMVLHALRRGIEVNWSLSIMRHMQLMASLQGGLPYARAISRIIQNAGVLLQREPKKSMNRPECAISTTSALKNTGIVMGNDGRYFYKVDVEPAAQQMQQPPEGGFTMDMMFQKLCSIQTSIDNNRRDNNYEHNLMKKQMRDIQRTQRRILAHYEEEEEGSDEEEEEDDEDEENMDESD, encoded by the exons ATGGCACCCAAACTTTCAAGAAATGCTAAAGGAAAGAATAAGGTTGGTGAGACAAGTGAAGATCCACAAGAACAACAACCAACTCTCAAAAGTCGGAGACTTACATTCAACATTCGGAGTCGGAAACTTCTTCCGGCAAAATACG GTAACATTCCGGAGGATTGGCTACCTTATAGTAAGGTTGATGTGTTTGTGAgtatgtgccgaccaactcaacgcgagACGGCACGCCAACAACTTGTTACCAAATTTAATatgttcggttcaagcttatcTGTAAGTGATAGGATGCTTCATCTTATCAtagcttatgttttatttccgaagaattctaaccattccaggatAAACGAGTTCGAGTTGATGGTGTTGCATGCTCTAAGACGTGGCATAGAGGTAAATTGGTCTCTTTCAATCATGCGCCATATGCAACTAATGGCTTCCCTTCAAGGAGGACTCCCATATGCAAGGGCAATTTCTCGCATTATTCAAAATGCCGGTGTTCTTCTTCAACGGGAACCAAAGAAGAGTATGAATAGACCCGAGTGTGCCATCTCCACAACATCCGCTTTAAAAAATACCGGAATTGTGATGGGTAATGATGGAAGATATTTTTACAAGGTTGATGTTGAGCCCGCCGCACAACAGATGCAACAACCTCCCGAAGGAGGATTTACCATGGATATGATGTTTCAAAAGCTTTGCTCTATCCAAACATCTATTGACAACAATAGGAGGGATAACAACTATGAGCATAATCTTATGAAGAAACAAATGAGGGATATCCAACGGACTCAAAGAAGGATCTTGGCACAttatgaggaagaggaagagggaagtgatgaagaagaagaagaagatgatgaagatgaagaaaacatggatgaaagtgactaa